In Phyllopteryx taeniolatus isolate TA_2022b chromosome 6, UOR_Ptae_1.2, whole genome shotgun sequence, one genomic interval encodes:
- the LOC133479208 gene encoding tumor necrosis factor receptor superfamily member 6B-like produces the protein MHDKAASLCTCDPLNIGMLTLSPSSLLLLLLLLLPLLCGVHCHDSASESPPTYKYKDPSTGETLACDKCPPGTRMSAHCTAAARTRCAPCRENHFTELWNYLPKCLYCSNFCTGDKEVETECGPRRNRVCRCKRGYYMTEDYCSRHSECARGRGVLTTGTSQNDTVCQKCPDGFFSSSSSAVEACARRKACVGGQLVLLNGSAASDTVCGLCEDLANGDELLRTFLSSFFTMHRMRFVKMKRLVHRYIGMSGKERHTVRYVLAPHEQRRHLSERIGTWFREAPKEQLEKLPQMLRFSQMASMAEKLEQRLKEIEGQKPNCTLTHLFSFD, from the exons ATGCATGACAAAGCAGCATCCTTGTGCACGTGTGATCCACTCAACATCGGCATG CTGACGCTGTCGCCGTCgtcactgctgctgctgctgctgctgctgctgccgctgctgtGCGGCGTTCACTGCCACGACTCGGCATCGGAGTCCCCTCCCACGTACAAGTACAAAGATCCGTCCACGGGGGAGACCCTCGCGTGCGACAAGTGCCCCCCGGGCACGCGCATGTCCGCTCACTGCACGGCCGCCGCGCGAACGCGGTGCGCGCCGTGCAGAGAAAACCACTTCACGGAGCTGTGGAACTACCTGCCCAAGTGTCTGTACTGCAGCAACTTCTGCACGGGCGACAAGGAGGTGGAGACCGAGTGCGGCCCACGCAGAAACAGAGTGTGTCGCTGCAAGCGGGGCTACTACATGACGGAGGACTACTGCAGCAGACACTCCGAGTGCGCCCGCGGCCGCGGCGTTCTTACCACAG gtacatCCCAAAATGACACTGTGTGTCAAAAGTGCCCCGACGGCTTCTTCTCCTCATCTTCGTCCGCGGTGGAGGCGTGTGCCCGACGCAAGGCGTGCGTCGGCGGGCAGCTTGTACTCCTCAATGGCTCGGCAGCCAGCGACACGGTCTGCGGCCTCTGCGAGGACCTGGCAAATGGAG ATGAGCTGCTCAggaccttcctctccagctTCTTTACTATGCACAGGATGCGCTTCGTGAAAATGAAGAGATTAGTTCACAG GTATATCGGTATGTCAGGGAAGGAAAGGCACACCGTGCGCTACGTCTTGGCTCCGCACGAGCAGCGACGTCATCTGTCGGAACGAATCGGGACGTGGTTCCGCGAGGCCCCAAAGGAGCAGCTGGAGAAACTGCCACAGATGCTCAGATTCTCTCAGATGGCCTCCATGGCGGAGAAGCTGGAGCAGAGACTGAAAGAGATCGAAGGGCAGAAACCCAACTGTACCTTAACGCATTTATTCTCCTTTGACTGA
- the LOC133480012 gene encoding tumor necrosis factor receptor superfamily member 11B-like isoform X1, protein MESPFVHVDAAEMSSWIASANPAMKLILLFTASLTWAFQQQAELSKYQYRDPVTSDLLLCDQCPPGTAVKKHCTADRATECQACPERHFADSWHWGDSCQYCTSVCKERQLVKHECNSTHDRVCECTEGFHLVVEFCITHSSCPPSYGVAALGTPGSDTVCKQCPAGHFSSSRSSTEPCRPHRNCTDSGLKTLRWGTSTSDSICGSQDQIMAIDCAHQHTLCHTDVLLCEVAVFQSLASLQLTSVPLERLLESLPGRRVDGKSVERLKKACSPQQQVLQLLRLWRQQNKDQDKLYGIIKGVNHCERKVSRSNSLKNVTFADLLEVTNSLPGVKVHREDVSALVATCLPKQYILQLLHLWKTANFDLDLVKGLSHSLRVLRSKGAPRYLLKGLKKISRIIGSTSTRKTYEKMFVSMLQDELCFKTLKPFNE, encoded by the exons CTCTTCACAGCCTCCCTCACCTGGGCCTTCCAGCAGCAGGCTGAGCTGTCCAAGTACCAGTACCGCGACCCCGTGACCTCCGACCTCCTCCTTTGCGACCAGTGTCCCCCCGGCACGGCCGTGAAGAAACACTGCACTGCTGACAGGGCCACAGAGTGCCAAGCCTGCCCCGAGAGGCATTTTGCCGACAGCTGGCACTGGGGGGACTCGTGCCAATATTGCACCTCG GTGTGCAAAGAGAGACAGCTGGTGAAACACGAGTGCAACAGCACCCACGACCGAGTGTGCGAGTGTACTGAAGGTTTCCACCTGGTGGTCGAGTTCTGCATCACGCACAGCTCCTGTCCACCCAGCTATGGAGTGGCAGCTTTAG GTACCCCGGGGAGTGACACTGTGTGCAAGCAATGCCCCGCCGGTCATTTCTCCAGCAGCCGGTCCTCCACAGAACCATGTCGACCACACAGAAACTGCACAGACTCGGGCCTGAAGACACTGAGATGGGGAACGTCCACTTCAGACAGCATCTGTGGGAGTCAGGACCAAATCATGGCCATCGATTGCGCTCATCAGCACACTTTGTGTCACACAG ACGTGCTCTTGTGCGAGGTGGCCGTCTTCCAGTCGCTCGCTTCCCTGCAGCTGACCTCCGTGCCCCTGGAGCGTCTGCTGGAGAGTCTTCCGGGCCGGCGGGTGGACGGCAAGAGCGTGGAGAGGCTGAAGAAGGCCTGTTCTCCGCAACAGCAAGTCCTCCAGCTGCTGCGGCTGTGGAGGCAGCAGAACAAGGACCAGGACAAGCTGTATGGCATCATAAAAG GTGTGAACCACTGCGAGCGGAAGGTCTCCCGTAGCAACAGCCTGAAAAACGTAACTTTCGCCGACCTCTTGGAAGTCACCAACAGCTTGCCGGGGGTTAAAGTTCACCGGGAGGACGTGTCGGCGCTGGTGGCTACTTGTCTCCCCAAGCAGTACATTCTGCAGCTCCTCCACCTGTGGAAGACGGCCAACTTTGACCTGGATCTGGTCAAAGGTCTTTCTCACAGTCTCAGGGTGCTGCGCAGCAAAGGGGCACCTCGCTACCTTTTAAAGGGCCTGAAGAAGATCAGCCGCATTATTGGCTCCACCTCCACGCGCAAGACGTATGAGAAGATGTTTGTTAGCATGCTGCAGGATGAGCTGTGTTTTAAAACTCTAAAGCCGTTCAACGAATGA
- the LOC133480012 gene encoding tumor necrosis factor receptor superfamily member 11B-like isoform X2, whose product MESPFVHVDAAEMSSWIASANPAMKLILVCKERQLVKHECNSTHDRVCECTEGFHLVVEFCITHSSCPPSYGVAALGTPGSDTVCKQCPAGHFSSSRSSTEPCRPHRNCTDSGLKTLRWGTSTSDSICGSQDQIMAIDCAHQHTLCHTDVLLCEVAVFQSLASLQLTSVPLERLLESLPGRRVDGKSVERLKKACSPQQQVLQLLRLWRQQNKDQDKLYGIIKGVNHCERKVSRSNSLKNVTFADLLEVTNSLPGVKVHREDVSALVATCLPKQYILQLLHLWKTANFDLDLVKGLSHSLRVLRSKGAPRYLLKGLKKISRIIGSTSTRKTYEKMFVSMLQDELCFKTLKPFNE is encoded by the exons GTGTGCAAAGAGAGACAGCTGGTGAAACACGAGTGCAACAGCACCCACGACCGAGTGTGCGAGTGTACTGAAGGTTTCCACCTGGTGGTCGAGTTCTGCATCACGCACAGCTCCTGTCCACCCAGCTATGGAGTGGCAGCTTTAG GTACCCCGGGGAGTGACACTGTGTGCAAGCAATGCCCCGCCGGTCATTTCTCCAGCAGCCGGTCCTCCACAGAACCATGTCGACCACACAGAAACTGCACAGACTCGGGCCTGAAGACACTGAGATGGGGAACGTCCACTTCAGACAGCATCTGTGGGAGTCAGGACCAAATCATGGCCATCGATTGCGCTCATCAGCACACTTTGTGTCACACAG ACGTGCTCTTGTGCGAGGTGGCCGTCTTCCAGTCGCTCGCTTCCCTGCAGCTGACCTCCGTGCCCCTGGAGCGTCTGCTGGAGAGTCTTCCGGGCCGGCGGGTGGACGGCAAGAGCGTGGAGAGGCTGAAGAAGGCCTGTTCTCCGCAACAGCAAGTCCTCCAGCTGCTGCGGCTGTGGAGGCAGCAGAACAAGGACCAGGACAAGCTGTATGGCATCATAAAAG GTGTGAACCACTGCGAGCGGAAGGTCTCCCGTAGCAACAGCCTGAAAAACGTAACTTTCGCCGACCTCTTGGAAGTCACCAACAGCTTGCCGGGGGTTAAAGTTCACCGGGAGGACGTGTCGGCGCTGGTGGCTACTTGTCTCCCCAAGCAGTACATTCTGCAGCTCCTCCACCTGTGGAAGACGGCCAACTTTGACCTGGATCTGGTCAAAGGTCTTTCTCACAGTCTCAGGGTGCTGCGCAGCAAAGGGGCACCTCGCTACCTTTTAAAGGGCCTGAAGAAGATCAGCCGCATTATTGGCTCCACCTCCACGCGCAAGACGTATGAGAAGATGTTTGTTAGCATGCTGCAGGATGAGCTGTGTTTTAAAACTCTAAAGCCGTTCAACGAATGA